Proteins found in one Corynebacterium canis genomic segment:
- a CDS encoding ROK family protein: MRTCVVAVDIGGTKIATAFIDPADPTRVHARATRPTKAVEGSRAVVAEVLAAIEETIDAATDADYEPRAVGIGAPGVVDPATGVIVAAGNTMPGWAGTALGQAVAEATNLPVAVHNDVRVMGLGEAIFGAGQGFSEVLFVSIGTGIGGAIISGGSLEDSPHFSRGEIAYLYGPTPDGGCDTIENIGAGPSLTRAYLAQSGELVSKVDLREIMRRYHSGDELARQVITGGMTGVGRGLAAFVNAFDVEAVVLGGGVGTIGPEITEPFTEALRGGLLTALSDLAVLPAALGTDAPLVGAAYLGSSKV, encoded by the coding sequence ATGCGCACCTGTGTCGTTGCCGTTGACATTGGTGGCACGAAGATCGCTACCGCCTTTATCGACCCCGCGGATCCGACGCGTGTGCATGCGCGCGCGACGCGGCCGACGAAGGCGGTGGAAGGTAGCCGCGCAGTGGTCGCCGAAGTCCTCGCCGCAATCGAAGAGACTATCGACGCCGCGACGGACGCCGACTACGAGCCCCGCGCCGTGGGCATCGGCGCACCGGGGGTCGTGGATCCCGCCACGGGCGTGATCGTCGCCGCTGGAAACACCATGCCCGGGTGGGCGGGAACCGCCCTCGGTCAGGCCGTCGCGGAGGCCACGAACCTGCCCGTCGCCGTTCACAACGATGTTCGCGTCATGGGCCTCGGCGAGGCCATATTCGGTGCCGGGCAAGGCTTTTCCGAGGTTTTGTTTGTGTCCATTGGAACCGGCATTGGTGGCGCTATTATCAGCGGCGGTTCCTTAGAAGATTCCCCTCATTTTAGTAGGGGTGAAATCGCATATCTGTACGGCCCGACGCCCGATGGGGGATGCGATACGATCGAAAATATCGGCGCTGGGCCTTCGCTGACCCGCGCGTATCTGGCCCAAAGCGGCGAATTGGTATCCAAGGTTGACCTCCGCGAAATCATGCGCCGCTACCATTCCGGTGATGAACTCGCCAGGCAGGTTATTACCGGTGGTATGACGGGTGTGGGACGAGGTCTCGCCGCATTCGTCAACGCGTTCGACGTTGAAGCGGTGGTGCTCGGTGGCGGCGTCGGCACGATCGGGCCGGAAATCACGGAGCCGTTTACGGAGGCGCTGCGCGGCGGGTTGCTGACAGCCCTCTCCGATCTAGCCGTATTGCCCGCGGCCTTGGGTACGGATGCGCCGCTGGTCGGGGCCGCATATTTGGGTTCATCAAAGGTATAA